The DNA window GACAGCACGCGGAGCGAATCCAGCACGACCTGTCTCTGACTGTCGTCGGCCACCATAACGGGGCGATCGAGCAGCACGCGCAGCTCGCGCAGATCCGCGGCGTCGATAATCACTTCAGAGTGTGTGGCGATAATCAACTGCGACTCCCGCCGCGCGGCCACCGCTCGCAGCTCGCTGAGGATCGCGTCCTGCAGGATCACGTGCAGGTGCGCGTCCGGCTCATCGAGCAGCAGCACTGACCCGGGCCGCGCGTTTAGGAGCGTCAGGAGCATCAGGACCTGCTGAAAGCCGCTGCCGGCGCTGGCGACGTCCAGTTGCGTCCCGTTCTGGGTGCGATATTCGGACACGATGCTGGCGCGCGAGCCGTCTGGAGGCAGCAGCTCGTAGGCAAAGAGCCGTCGTATCGCGCTCTGAAGATCCCGCCACGCCGTCTCGGACTGGTGGGCCTCGAGCAGCAGGTTGCGGAGCATCTCTCCCGGTTTCGCCTGGCCCAGCAGTTGATCGAGTTTCGGCCGCTGGTAGACAGGTTCTTCTGTGCTCAAGCCGGTCATCGGCGGCACAAGCACCGTTGAAAGCGTGATGTCTCTCAAGTGCGCTGGATCGACGCTGCGGTCCGGCCGGACGTAAATCTGCTCAGTACTGTCCGCCTCCAGCTCCATCTTCACCGTCCAGTCATCTGTCTGGACGGTGAGGCCGATGGTCCCTTGATAGCGGCGGTCGCGCCACAGCAAATCGTACGCGCGCAACGGCACCGCCGAAAACGCCTGACGCGCGATCGGCGCCTTCGTGTACCAGCCGCCGTGGCGCTGGAAGTCGTTCAGCTCTTTCCACCTCGTGAGCGCGACGCTCCACGCCGCGATCGCCTGCAGCAATGTCGTCTTGCCCGCGTTGTTCGGGCCTGCGACGACGAGATGGCCCGGAAGCGAAAACTCCACGCGGTCGAAGCGCTTGAAGTTCTCGATGACGACGCGGCGAATCATCAGGCGTTCTCCGCGAGCGGCTTCACAACCAGCAACTCGTTGCCGCGGTCGTCGATGACCTTCACGGCCACCTGGCGATGCTCGCCCGCTTCGAACGGCGCGCTCCTCGTGCCCGCCAGGTGTTCCCAGACGCTGTCGTCGTAATCGCTCTTGAGTGCCTTACGCAGGTCGTTCCACGCCCCCGTCCGGGGGAAGAACGCCTGCGACACGTGGAAGCAGAGCCCGTTGTAATCGGTGTCCACGAACCACGCCGGCACGTCGTCCCCGCGGCGGTGATCCACGGCCATCGTGGCGGGATCGAAGGTGTCGAGACCTACCAGCTCCAGCTGGAAACACGGTGGTGCGTCTCTCTTTTCCGGTTTCGCCGCGTGGACCTTCACTTCGGGCAGGCCGCAGACGCTGAAGATCTGGCTCGACCGCATGTTCTTCAACAGGTCGCCCATCATCAGGTCGGGTGTCGCCTGCACGTAGGTGGCGGGGAGGAATCCGACGGCGGCGGCGTTCTCGACCAGCTCACGTGCGTGCGGCTGAATCGCGAAGCCGATCACATACAAGTGCGCGTACGACTTCAGGTGCGCTTCCTTCAGCGCCGCGTGGACCAGCTTCTCGCTGATCGCGCCGTTCTCGGGGCCGAACACGAACGCCACCGGCTTCTGGTCTCCGTTGAGCGAGATCCCTTCCGCCGAGAGCGACAGCGATTTGGCCGGCTGTCGCAGGTTCGCGAGCTGCACGGTCCGGCCGCCGCCCACGTGCAGCACCGGCGATCGGCGCAGGACTTCGACCATCCGCTCGACGAACGAGCTGTAATCCTCCGCCTGCTCGACGCCCGAATCCTCGACGCCATCCCCTTCCCAGTCCACCGGCGTGGGGATCGTCGCCTCGAACGCAAAGGGGCCCGTGACGCGGACGATTGCGTCTGATCGTTCGGGTGCATCAACTCTGACCAGTTCTGCAGAGACTTCTTGGCTCGCCACGCTGCCCTTTGTTACGTATGGGACAATACCGCCGACCTCGATGCCGCGTTTGTTTTGGCGACGTCTGTAGACAAAGCCGCCGACTGGCCCCCGCGCTGGATCGACGAGCTCGTACCAAGGATACGTGGCTGTCAGCAGCCGTTGTCGCGCGAGCGCGAGAGGAACACGACTAACGTCTATTGCGATCCAGCGCCGCCCCCATTCTTCCGCTACGTACGCGGTAGTCCCCGAACCGCATGTTGGATCCAACACGAGATCCCCAGGGTTCGTTGTCATCAAGATGCATCGCTGAATGACCTTCGCGCTGGTCTGGACCGCGTACATCTTGTCCGACGGCGCGGACGTGTCCGACCAGAGATTCGTGATTGCCGAATAGCCGCTATCAGTAAGTTTAAGGACATACCGTAGTGTCTCGCCGTCCTCGTACGGCTCGAGACGATCGGCGGCTGCGAGATTCTTCATTCCTTCTTCGTTCGTGAACCAACTGTTACCGGGTGGTGGCTTGTAGGTCTTTCCCCGGTACTGAAATGGAAAAAGCCCTGACTGGTTCACACCGGCGGGATAAAGGGATACGAGCTGACACGGGACCGCTCCTGTCGGCAAGCGTGTGTGATCGGCGACCTCGTCGCTTGTCATCTTACGACGTGACCCATCAGGCAATTCCACATAGTTCCAGTGGGTGTCACCTTGCACATCCATCAACTGCAACAGCTCATGGTAGCGAAGCTTCTCGTAGTCCCTGGCGTACCACAATAGGTAGTCGGTCACACTCTCTACATACTTGGCTCCCAATGGCATTGTCTTTTTGCGGAACGGAATCACGCTAGCAAAGTTCTCCGTCCCGAAGACCTCATCCATCAGTTCGCGCACGTGATGCAGGTTTTCATCGCTGATTTGGACGAAGACGCTGCCCGAGGGGGTCAGCAGCTCGCGCGCCATCAGGAGCCGGTCGCGCATGTAGGTCAGGTACGAGTGCAGTCCCAGGTCCCACGTGTCGCGGTACGCCTTCACCATCTCCGGCTCGCGCGTCAGGTCCTCGTCATCGTTGTGCGAGACATCGCGCTTCCGGACGAACGGCTGGAAGTTGCTGCCGAACTTCACGCCGTACGGCGGGTCGATGTAGATCATCTGCACCTGCCCGCCCAGCCCCTCGTACTGCAGCAGCGAGTTCATCACAACAAGCGAGTCGCCGAGGACCATGCGGTTGACCCACTTGTCCTGGTACTCGTACGCGCGCAGCACCTGGTCGGTGATCGAGTGCTGCGGGTCGCCGAACATGTCGTAGAGATCGAGCTGCCTGTCGGTCCGGTGGCCCACCAGCGTGTCGACGATGGTCTTGGTGGAGAGGCGCTCGTGGACGAAGAGCGGGAGCGTCGGGACGTCGAAGGACAGGCGCTCGGCTTTCCCGGCCCAGTTCAGGAACGGCTTCGCGAGCCGCTTCAACTGTTCAACAGCATCCGTGAGACCGCGGACGGTGACAAGGACAAGGCCGCCCGAAGAGCGAAACTCCTGCGGTTCGGCGAATTCGTGGGGCGGATTGAGCCTCGATGCGCGGGCAATGGCATCGAGCAGCCACTCGCCCAGCTCGCGCGTGCCATTGGCGCCGTCCCAGTCGAGCGCAGGCGACAGCGACGAATCGTACCGATAGGTCTGCGGCGGTTTCTTCTTCCGGAACTGCGACTGCGTCCCAACGTCGGGCCGCATGGGGCTCGTTTGCTCCGGGTGGACGTAGCGTTCGGCAACCTTGCCGGCGCCCCCGCCCGGCCGGCGCGCGTACGGGGACTTCCCCCTGGTTTTGGCCACTTGCTCCTCGGAAGCCCGAAACAGTGGAATCAAAATGCTCGGGTCAGCCGGATTCTAGCATCCGTCATGCGTTGCCGAGGTCTCGTCGCCCTCTGGCCTCCGGCCTTCGGCCTTAATAGCTCCAGCGGAGCAGCACGGAACCCACCGTAAAGCCCGCGCCGACCGACGCGAGGAGGACCAGGTCTCCTTTCTTCAGCTTGCCTTCGTTCATCGCGTCGTTCAAAGCCAGCGGGATGGTCGCGGCCGTTGTGTTGCCGAACCGCTCCAGGTTGACGACCACCTTCTCGGGCGGGAACCCCAGCCGGTCCGCCGCGGCCTCGATGATCCGGCGGTTGGCCTGGTGCGAGATGAACAGCTTGACGTCCTCGGGCTTCGTGTGGGTCTTGTCGAGGAGGCGACGGGCAATCTCCTCGGTCTTGCGCACGGCGAACTTGAACACGGTCGCGCCGTCCTGCTTCACGTAGTGCAGGCGCTGGTCGACCGTCTCAT is part of the Acidobacteriota bacterium genome and encodes:
- a CDS encoding site-specific DNA-methyltransferase, giving the protein MRPDVGTQSQFRKKKPPQTYRYDSSLSPALDWDGANGTRELGEWLLDAIARASRLNPPHEFAEPQEFRSSGGLVLVTVRGLTDAVEQLKRLAKPFLNWAGKAERLSFDVPTLPLFVHERLSTKTIVDTLVGHRTDRQLDLYDMFGDPQHSITDQVLRAYEYQDKWVNRMVLGDSLVVMNSLLQYEGLGGQVQMIYIDPPYGVKFGSNFQPFVRKRDVSHNDDEDLTREPEMVKAYRDTWDLGLHSYLTYMRDRLLMARELLTPSGSVFVQISDENLHHVRELMDEVFGTENFASVIPFRKKTMPLGAKYVESVTDYLLWYARDYEKLRYHELLQLMDVQGDTHWNYVELPDGSRRKMTSDEVADHTRLPTGAVPCQLVSLYPAGVNQSGLFPFQYRGKTYKPPPGNSWFTNEEGMKNLAAADRLEPYEDGETLRYVLKLTDSGYSAITNLWSDTSAPSDKMYAVQTSAKVIQRCILMTTNPGDLVLDPTCGSGTTAYVAEEWGRRWIAIDVSRVPLALARQRLLTATYPWYELVDPARGPVGGFVYRRRQNKRGIEVGGIVPYVTKGSVASQEVSAELVRVDAPERSDAIVRVTGPFAFEATIPTPVDWEGDGVEDSGVEQAEDYSSFVERMVEVLRRSPVLHVGGGRTVQLANLRQPAKSLSLSAEGISLNGDQKPVAFVFGPENGAISEKLVHAALKEAHLKSYAHLYVIGFAIQPHARELVENAAAVGFLPATYVQATPDLMMGDLLKNMRSSQIFSVCGLPEVKVHAAKPEKRDAPPCFQLELVGLDTFDPATMAVDHRRGDDVPAWFVDTDYNGLCFHVSQAFFPRTGAWNDLRKALKSDYDDSVWEHLAGTRSAPFEAGEHRQVAVKVIDDRGNELLVVKPLAENA
- a CDS encoding AAA family ATPase, coding for MIRRVVIENFKRFDRVEFSLPGHLVVAGPNNAGKTTLLQAIAAWSVALTRWKELNDFQRHGGWYTKAPIARQAFSAVPLRAYDLLWRDRRYQGTIGLTVQTDDWTVKMELEADSTEQIYVRPDRSVDPAHLRDITLSTVLVPPMTGLSTEEPVYQRPKLDQLLGQAKPGEMLRNLLLEAHQSETAWRDLQSAIRRLFAYELLPPDGSRASIVSEYRTQNGTQLDVASAGSGFQQVLMLLTLLNARPGSVLLLDEPDAHLHVILQDAILSELRAVAARRESQLIIATHSEVIIDAADLRELRVLLDRPVMVADDSQRQVVLDSLRVLSNEDMMLALVSPGVLYLEGHTDLEILRAFARALHHPAEALLTTEVFWRPVVAEGPGGGTGIKARDHYDALRLVKAIPAL